A region of the Flavobacteriaceae bacterium MAR_2010_188 genome:
AACAACACGCTCGGATTGTTTCCGGTTGTACCCAAGAACTTCCAATGCAGATAACGCTTCATCTTTATCAGTATTGCTTTTATTAACAGAAAGTTCATCTAGATCGTAAACTTTAATGATTTTATCCTTAAGATCAAGAATGACCCTTTGAGCTGTTTTTGCTCCAATACCTTTAACCGATTGGATTACAGAAACTTTTTCCATGGCTATAGCCTCCTTAACTTCAGTTGGGGTTAATGATGAAAGCATCATTCTTGCGATACTTGCTCCAACACCACTTACAGAAATTAATAAACGGAAGATTTCACGTTCTGCAGTCGAAGAAAAACCATACAATGTATGAGAGTCTTCCTTAACTTGAAGGTGCGTATAAAGCTTAAGATCTTCTTTGTCCGGAATCTGAGAAAAAGTATGAAGGGAAATGTTCAACAAGTAACCAACCCCGTTACAATCGATAACAACATCGGTAGGATTTTTTTCTACCAATTTCCCCTGAATGTGCGTTATCATCTAATATCTTTAGTTAAACGCTCAAATGTAATAAAATTATTTGCATTACAAAGTCTGATTACTTACCAGAAGATTTAGCTAATTCTTGCTCCTTTTTCTCTTTTTGTTGAGCATCTATAACAGCAATTGCTGCCATATTCACAATCTCATCTACGCTAGCTCCAAGTTGAAGAATATGCACTGGTTTTCTCATACCCATCATAATCGGTCCAATGGAGTCT
Encoded here:
- a CDS encoding Holliday junction DNA helicase subunit RuvA; the encoded protein is MITHIQGKLVEKNPTDVVIDCNGVGYLLNISLHTFSQIPDKEDLKLYTHLQVKEDSHTLYGFSSTAEREIFRLLISVSGVGASIARMMLSSLTPTEVKEAIAMEKVSVIQSVKGIGAKTAQRVILDLKDKIIKVYDLDELSVNKSNTDKDEALSALEVLGYNRKQSERVVDKILSNRPDANVETIIKEALKNL